The window CAAAGTGCTAAAATAAAGATCATGTTAGCACTTTGTCAACAATCTGGACTATTCGTCTTTTGGTGTATCAATGGTTCCCTCGGCATATACATCGGAAATCTGCTCAAGCGTAATCGCCATATCAGCATCTTCGTGATCATGCCAAGCATTTTGATTATTCTGCTCGTCTGTTTGCTTCTTTTTCATCATCATCACCCTTTACTGTTTTTCTTAGTATGAGTGATGATCACTAAAATCATTCAGCAGAAATGTCTTCGAAATACTCTTTATAATACCCGCCTACTTTACCTGTATTATCAACGACAAACAGGAATTCTTCTGTCTCATTTTTCACTTCATATGTGCTTCCAACCGTTAGTGCTCGATCGACCATATATTTTTTCGCATTCGTATGTATACATTTTACTTGCTTTAACGTTTGAGCCGTTTGCCAGTTTTGATGGATCATAATTTAAAAACTCCTTTTTTCATCTATACATTTATTGTAGCCAATTTTTCGTGAAATGCAATGAGTGTTATGGATTGCTTTCAAACATGTCGTGTAATATGATAAATGTATACGTTTACATATGTGTGCGTATACTGGTTCATTTGCTTCAGGTCCGCTTTTCCACCTAGAACTCGCAGAACAATCCATATCTTTAAGGAGGTTTGTTTATTTATGAGCTCTACAACACTTCAAATTAGTTCAAAACTCGAATCTTTTCTCCAAGGGACGAAAAAACTCTACATTAACGGTCAGTTTGTCACAAGTCACGATAACAAAACCTTTTCGACTCCTAACCCGGCCACAGGTGAAACCCTTATTGATGTATATGAAGCAGGTGCAAAAGACATTGATGAGGCAGTAAAAGCTGCAAAAAAAGCTTTTCATGGTCCTTGGCGCTCCATATCTGCCGCTGAACGCGCCCGCTTCATGTTCAAGCTTGCCGATCTAATGGAAGAAAACCAAGAAGAACTCGCACAGCTTGAAACATTAGATAACGGAAAACCAATTAATGAAACAACAAATGCAGATATCCCTCTCGCCATTGAGCATATGCGCTATTATGCGGGCTGGACGACCAAAATAAGCGGACAAACCATTCCTGTCAGTCAAGGGTACTTTAATTATACCCGTCATGAGCCTGTTGGCGTTGTAGGACAAATCATTCCTTGGAACTTCCCGCTGCTCATGGCCATGTGGAAAATGGGTGCTGCACTTGCAACTGGCTGCACCATCGTTTTAAAACCAGCAGAACAAACACCCCTCTCTGCTCTTTATTTAGCTGAATTAGTGGATAAAGCCGGCTTCCCAGAAGGTGTGATTAACATCGTTCCTGGATTTGGTGAAACTGCTGGGAACGCATTAACCGATCACCCTGATGTAAACAAGCTTGCCTTCACGGGGTCAACAAGTGTTGGGAAACTCATTATGGAGAAAGCAGCCAAATCCATTAAGAGGGTCACATTAGAACTTGGCGGAAAATCACCTAATATTATTTTGCCAGATGCCGATTTAAAGAAAGCCATTCCAGGTGCTCTAAATGGTGTCATGTTTAACCAAGGCCAGGTGTGCTCTGCAGGTTCTAGGGTCTTTGTTCACCGAAGCCAATATGATGAGGTTGTCGATCAAATGGCCAAATATGCGACATCACTCAAGCAAGGCGCCGGTCTTCATCAAGATACGCAAATCGGACCTCTTGTAAGTAAAGAACAGCACGAGCGCGTGTTAGGCTATATTGAAAAAGGTAAATCTGAAGGTGCAACAGCCGTTGTCGGTGGCGATTGCCCTTATGAGGCTGGCTATTTTGTCTCCCCTACTGTTTTTAAAGATGTAGAAGATGACATGACCATCGCAAAAGAAGAAATCTTCGGCCCTGTCTTATCTGCCATTCCATACGATTCCATTGATGAAGTGGTCGAAAGAGCCAACCAGTCTGATTATGGATTAGCCGCAGGACTTTGGACAGAAAACTTAAAGCATGCCCATGATATTGCTGCACGTCTTGAAGCAGGCACGATTTGGGTCAACTGCTATAATGTCTTTGATGCTGCATCCCCATTTGGAGGATACAAGCAATCAGGTCTTGGCAGAGAAATGGGATCATACGCCCTTAACAACTATACAGAAGTCAAAAGTGTGTGGATTAATCTCCAAGACTAATGACGCCTATAAAGCCGGTGACCATGTCATCGGCTTTTTTGTGATTGCATGTGACAGGCAGGCTCCTGAATATAGTAATAAAGGTAAGGAGCAAGGCCGAATATGCAAGATTTCAAAACGAAAGTAAACGAATTTATTGATGAATTACACATGCAAATGCAGCGCAGACAACGAGAAGATGGCGCTTTTGTCTTCTGCTTTGAAGGCCCAATGATGACAAATGCTTTTTTGATTATGCTGTTAAAGGCTGTTGGCGATTCGGATCAGGCGTTGGTTCATCAATTGGCAGAAGCGATTCGCGAAAAGCAAAATGAGGATGGTTCTTTTTCTTTGTATCATGATCAATCGGGACATGTAACAGCGACTGTGCAAGGCTATTGTGGAATGCTTGTTTCAGGCAGGTTTCAACAAGATGAGCCGCATATGGAAAAAGCAGCACACTTTATTCGATCAAAAGGCGGATTAAAAGACGTTCATATTATGACAAAGTGGATGCTTGCCGTCAATGGCATGCACCCTTGGCCATACTTCTATGCGCCACTTTCATTTTTACTCATCCCTACATACTTTCCGCTGCACTTCTATCATCTTAGTGCATATGCAAGAATTCATTTTGTCCCAATGATGATTGCACTCAACAAACGATATACCTCTCATGAAAAGTTTCCAAGCTTAGCACATCTTGATGCGAACATGTCTAAAAGTCCTTTTGACTGGTTTATGGCAAGAGAAGAACGTTCCACTCACCACTTTCTAGCGTACATGCGGTCGTATACAGCACTCGACAGCCGCCTCGACTTTTTCGGGTATGAGGCAGCGAAGCGGTATATGTTTGACCGACTTGAAAAAGATGGCACGCTGTACAGCTATTTAAGTGCCAGTATTTTTATGGTCTATGCACTCATGAGTCTTGGATACTCTCCTGGGCATCATCTCATTTTAAAAGCAGTTAAAGGGATGAAAAAGATAGTCACTGACTGTGGGGGCAGGAAATATGCTGAGAATTCTACATCCACAGTTTGGGATACAGCGCTTGTCAGTTATGCTTCTCAGCGAGCAGGCAGAACACAAGAAGATCCAGTTATCGAAAAGTCTTTTACGTACTTATTGAACCGGCAGCAAATGAAGAAAGCAGATTGGGCGGTTCATAACCGGCATGCGGCTCCGGGAGGCTTTGGTTTTTCAGATTTGAACACAAATAACCCTGATTGTGATGATACGCAAATTGTGTTAAAAGCCATTCCTCACATCTACGCACCCGTTCAGTGGAAACGAGGGTTTGATTGGCTTCTTTCCATGCAAAACCGTGATGGCGGCTTTTCTGCTTTTGAAAAAAATCAAGATCACTTCTTGCTTCGTCATCTTCCGCTCGAATCTGCTGAGGATGTGGCCATTGACCCATCTACTCCTGATATTACAGGTCGTGTGCTTCATCTCATCGGTCTTGAAGAGAACAACATGTCACCACTCATGCAAAGGCAAAAAGATCATTGCGTAAAATGGCTTCTTGATCATCAAGAGAACAACGGATCATGGTTTGGCAGATGGGGTGTTTGCTATATTTATGGAACCTGGGCTGCATTAACAGGACTAAAGGCTGCTGGCATCCCCTCATCGCATCCTGCTGTTCAAAAAGCGTGTCGATTTTTAAAAACAATTCAATTGGAAGATGGCAGCTTCGGAGAATCGTGTAAAAGTGCAGAGGTAAAAAGATATGTCCCGCTCCCATTTGGAACAGTGGTTCAAACGGCTTGGGCTGCTGAGGCACTTTTACAATATGAGAAGCCGGATCACACAACAATTTTAAAAGCCATCTCATTTTTGATTCATCATCAGCACTCGAGTGAAGCCTTGCACTATCCAGTAGGCATTGGTCTTCCAAAGCAATTTTACATCACCTATCATAGCTATCCATTTGTCTTTCCAATGATGGCTTGTTCCACATTTTTAGAAGAAATGAGGCGTAAAAATGAATAAGGAAGAATATCGCATGCAGCTTAAAGATTGGCTTAGCTCCATTCAAGGTGCAGTTCAAGATGACAACATCCGTCAGAAAACAGAACATTTATCGTTCATCATGAATGATGAATATTCCAGTGAAGAAGAGTGGTACGAATTGGCTGAAAGTATTGCAGAGGATATGAAATTACTAGAAGCAATGCGGGATGTGGCAGCTGGCGACCATAAATTACCTCCGCTCCCTTACCGGTATGATGCACTAGAACCGTTTATTTCAAAAGAGATTATGTATTTGCATCACCAGAAACATCATCAATCATATGTTGATGGTCTGAATCAAGCTGAGCTTGCCTTAAAAAGAGCGAGAAGAACCAATGATTTTAAAATGATCAAGCATTGGGAACGGGAGCTTGCCTTCAATGGTGCGGGACACTATTTACATTGCATTTTTTGGTTTTCTATGAGTCCTTCAGGAAAACGAAAGCCCACTGGACAAATGCTGCGTCTCATTGAACAATCATTTGAAAGCTATGATGCATTCAAATCCCAATTTTCAGCTGCAGCCAAACAAGTAGAAGGTGTTGGCTGGGCCATTCTTGTATGGGCACCAAGATCTCAACGATTAGAGATTTTACAAGCCGAACGCCATCAATTTCTATCACAATGGGATGTGATCCCTCTTCTAGCTCTTGACGTATGGGAACATGCCTACTATCTGCAATATCTGAATGAAAAAGCACAATATGTAGACCGTTGGTGGAATGTCGTTGACTGGCGTGAGCCAGAAGCACGACTAAAGCAAGCTCAGCAAGTGAAATGGACCCCTTTTTAAGACGATACTCCATATAGGCAAATGCTTATATGGGGGTTTTTAATTCAATTTAGTTTACATAATTTTATTATGATCGCCTTTATAAAGAATGGGTTGTTTTTTCAGAAAATTCGTTTAAAATAAAAAAGATATGTAAGGAAAGAGAGTTGAAACAATAAATGAAGATTCTTTTAACTATTAGTCACTTTGCAGGAAGGACCTTTGCGATTTGGGTCATTGTCTTTGCACTTCTTGGATTTGCCTTTCCTGCCGAATTCTCTAAGATTGGACCGTATATTCCTTTTTTACTCGGTATTATTATGTTTGGAATGGGGCTTACCTTGTCCGCTGAAGATTTTAAAGAACTGTTTCGAAAACCTCTTTATGTTCTGATCGGGGTGCTGACGCAGTACACACTCATGCCGCTTCTTGCCTTTTTGTTAGCTTACGGACTGCGGCTTCCGTCTGAAATCGCAGTAGGAGTTGTTCTCGTAGGCTGCTGCCCAGGTGGTACAGCATCGAACGTCATGACCTTTTTGGCGAAAGGAAATACAGCTTTATCTGTAGCTGTAACCACCATATCAACATTGCTTGCGCCGTTTTTAACCCCTGTTTTCATTTTAATTTTTGCAAGATCTTGGTTACCTGTATCACCAGAGGCTCTGTTTTTATCCATTGTACAAGTTGTCTTAATCCCTATTATTTTAGGTATTCTTGTGAAATTGTTTTTTAAAAAACAAGTATCGTATGCGGTTCAAGCACTGCCGCTTGTATCTGTTGCCGGAATTGTGGTGATCATTGCTGCGGTTGTCAGTGCAAATAAAGAGCAGATTCTTCAATCTGGACTGCTGATATTGGCCGTTGTTATATTACATAATGGACTTGGTCTTTTATTTGGTTACCTGATCGCAAAGTGGTGCAAAATGGATATCCCTTCTCGTAGAGCGATCTCGATCGAAGTTGGCATGCAAAACTCTGGACTCGGTGCAGCTCTAGCAACAGCGCACTTCTCGCCACTTGCAGCCGTTCCAAGTGCCATTTTTAGTGTGTGGCATAATTTATCTGGTTCCTGGCTTGCAACATATTGGTCAAAAAAAGGAAATCCTGAAAATGAAAAAGAAAAAAAGCTAGCACCTTAACGGGTGCTAGCTTTTCAAATTGGAGATTATCCTTCAAGCAATAGCTGCTCCGGATCTTCAAGCAAGTTTTTAATCGTGACAAGGAAT is drawn from Bacillus pumilus and contains these coding sequences:
- a CDS encoding DUF4025 domain-containing protein; translated protein: MKKKQTDEQNNQNAWHDHEDADMAITLEQISDVYAEGTIDTPKDE
- a CDS encoding DUF6501 family protein — protein: MIHQNWQTAQTLKQVKCIHTNAKKYMVDRALTVGSTYEVKNETEEFLFVVDNTGKVGGYYKEYFEDISAE
- a CDS encoding aldehyde dehydrogenase family protein, coding for MSSTTLQISSKLESFLQGTKKLYINGQFVTSHDNKTFSTPNPATGETLIDVYEAGAKDIDEAVKAAKKAFHGPWRSISAAERARFMFKLADLMEENQEELAQLETLDNGKPINETTNADIPLAIEHMRYYAGWTTKISGQTIPVSQGYFNYTRHEPVGVVGQIIPWNFPLLMAMWKMGAALATGCTIVLKPAEQTPLSALYLAELVDKAGFPEGVINIVPGFGETAGNALTDHPDVNKLAFTGSTSVGKLIMEKAAKSIKRVTLELGGKSPNIILPDADLKKAIPGALNGVMFNQGQVCSAGSRVFVHRSQYDEVVDQMAKYATSLKQGAGLHQDTQIGPLVSKEQHERVLGYIEKGKSEGATAVVGGDCPYEAGYFVSPTVFKDVEDDMTIAKEEIFGPVLSAIPYDSIDEVVERANQSDYGLAAGLWTENLKHAHDIAARLEAGTIWVNCYNVFDAASPFGGYKQSGLGREMGSYALNNYTEVKSVWINLQD
- a CDS encoding terpene cyclase/mutase family protein — translated: MQDFKTKVNEFIDELHMQMQRRQREDGAFVFCFEGPMMTNAFLIMLLKAVGDSDQALVHQLAEAIREKQNEDGSFSLYHDQSGHVTATVQGYCGMLVSGRFQQDEPHMEKAAHFIRSKGGLKDVHIMTKWMLAVNGMHPWPYFYAPLSFLLIPTYFPLHFYHLSAYARIHFVPMMIALNKRYTSHEKFPSLAHLDANMSKSPFDWFMAREERSTHHFLAYMRSYTALDSRLDFFGYEAAKRYMFDRLEKDGTLYSYLSASIFMVYALMSLGYSPGHHLILKAVKGMKKIVTDCGGRKYAENSTSTVWDTALVSYASQRAGRTQEDPVIEKSFTYLLNRQQMKKADWAVHNRHAAPGGFGFSDLNTNNPDCDDTQIVLKAIPHIYAPVQWKRGFDWLLSMQNRDGGFSAFEKNQDHFLLRHLPLESAEDVAIDPSTPDITGRVLHLIGLEENNMSPLMQRQKDHCVKWLLDHQENNGSWFGRWGVCYIYGTWAALTGLKAAGIPSSHPAVQKACRFLKTIQLEDGSFGESCKSAEVKRYVPLPFGTVVQTAWAAEALLQYEKPDHTTILKAISFLIHHQHSSEALHYPVGIGLPKQFYITYHSYPFVFPMMACSTFLEEMRRKNE
- a CDS encoding superoxide dismutase: MNKEEYRMQLKDWLSSIQGAVQDDNIRQKTEHLSFIMNDEYSSEEEWYELAESIAEDMKLLEAMRDVAAGDHKLPPLPYRYDALEPFISKEIMYLHHQKHHQSYVDGLNQAELALKRARRTNDFKMIKHWERELAFNGAGHYLHCIFWFSMSPSGKRKPTGQMLRLIEQSFESYDAFKSQFSAAAKQVEGVGWAILVWAPRSQRLEILQAERHQFLSQWDVIPLLALDVWEHAYYLQYLNEKAQYVDRWWNVVDWREPEARLKQAQQVKWTPF
- a CDS encoding bile acid:sodium symporter family protein translates to MKILLTISHFAGRTFAIWVIVFALLGFAFPAEFSKIGPYIPFLLGIIMFGMGLTLSAEDFKELFRKPLYVLIGVLTQYTLMPLLAFLLAYGLRLPSEIAVGVVLVGCCPGGTASNVMTFLAKGNTALSVAVTTISTLLAPFLTPVFILIFARSWLPVSPEALFLSIVQVVLIPIILGILVKLFFKKQVSYAVQALPLVSVAGIVVIIAAVVSANKEQILQSGLLILAVVILHNGLGLLFGYLIAKWCKMDIPSRRAISIEVGMQNSGLGAALATAHFSPLAAVPSAIFSVWHNLSGSWLATYWSKKGNPENEKEKKLAP